A region from the Rhodopseudomonas julia genome encodes:
- the rnk gene encoding nucleoside diphosphate kinase regulator: MSQIAEKTQIVRKPVVRKPKTLPRLVIGSEDHARLYAIANSLGGPLAELGEKLLSELERARIVPQPKVPAKTVRMGSTVSFVTSDGFERTYKLVYPEEADVAQARISVLTPIGAALIGLSEGQTIPWEARDGRALSLTVLKLADEG, translated from the coding sequence ATGTCTCAGATCGCCGAAAAAACTCAGATTGTCCGGAAGCCTGTCGTCCGGAAACCCAAAACTCTGCCGCGGCTCGTCATCGGCAGCGAAGATCATGCCCGCCTTTATGCGATTGCCAACAGTCTCGGGGGCCCACTCGCCGAGCTCGGCGAAAAGCTCTTGAGCGAGCTGGAGCGGGCGCGGATCGTCCCCCAGCCGAAGGTCCCCGCCAAGACGGTGCGCATGGGGTCCACTGTCAGTTTTGTCACGAGCGACGGTTTCGAGCGCACCTACAAGCTCGTTTACCCCGAAGAGGCCGACGTTGCGCAGGCGCGCATCTCGGTGCTGACGCCGATCGGCGCCGCGCTCATCGGGCTTTCGGAAGGCCAGACGATCCCCTGGGAGGCGCGGGACGGGAGAGCCCTGTCGCTGACCGTTCTCAAGCTCGCGGACGAGGGGTGA
- a CDS encoding type II toxin-antitoxin system RelE/ParE family toxin: MKLLIRSSIFDDWLAGLKDRAAVQRITARLDRLAFGNPGDVEPVGEGVSELRLHFGPGYRVYFMQRGEIVIVLLCGGDKSTQRKDIKRAKDLAASWKDQT, translated from the coding sequence ATGAAGCTGCTCATCCGCTCTTCCATTTTCGACGACTGGCTCGCCGGGCTCAAGGATCGAGCCGCCGTGCAACGCATCACCGCAAGGCTGGACCGACTTGCCTTCGGAAATCCGGGAGATGTTGAACCCGTTGGCGAGGGGGTCTCCGAGCTCAGACTGCATTTTGGGCCGGGCTATCGCGTCTACTTCATGCAGCGCGGGGAGATCGTGATCGTGCTCCTGTGTGGCGGGGACAAGAGCACGCAACGCAAGGACATCAAACGCGCCAAGGACTTGGCTGCGTCTTGGAAGGATCAGACATGA
- a CDS encoding addiction module antidote protein yields the protein MTEVTFSRYDSADYLESEEDIAGYLEAVMDEGGDDPAFVAHALGVVARARNMSQLARDTGISREGLNKALSGEGNPTLDTILKVAKALGLRLSFQPRKAPADKAPRELTTAGEE from the coding sequence ATGACCGAGGTCACGTTCAGCCGATACGATTCCGCCGATTACCTCGAAAGCGAAGAGGACATCGCCGGATACCTCGAAGCCGTCATGGACGAAGGCGGCGACGATCCGGCCTTCGTCGCGCATGCTCTCGGCGTCGTCGCGCGCGCCCGCAATATGAGCCAGCTCGCGCGCGACACCGGCATCAGCCGCGAAGGCCTGAACAAGGCTCTCTCGGGGGAAGGCAACCCGACGCTCGACACCATCCTGAAGGTCGCCAAAGCGCTCGGCCTGCGGCTCAGCTTTCAGCCCCGCAAGGCGCCGGCCGACAAGGCGCCACGGGAGCTGACGACGGCAGGTGAGGAATAA
- a CDS encoding MFS transporter, with the protein MPPSPQPSAATPAGAASPSITSPERPLPLFALMAAVLVVFATANAPVPIYPIWQHAMGFAPGTIGVIFVFYNLGVLIALLCCGRLSDLYGPRLVLLPALVLAVAAALLFAFAPNVAVLCVARFLIGLASGGCVSAGTAAILLAGRRRGIGHISLYATLSVVLGFGLGPLTAGVLASFAPAPSRLVFFLLACLLATLLLILTRSLPPLRQPSQSVRIWQLPRLPADNRPILLTAIVIFAGPFALSALFISLAPSMIAELLHNGSPIVAGAAAFLVFASGGAGGVFARKLTVWRSAWLSLALALSSLALVLLSELSVSLPLFALAAAAAGIAQSVGQYTGVQLVNRHTPEEILGSVNATFFLGGYGTAGLAVLSMGFASNAFGLFAGSLVFSAVCLVMFMAAIFGVATTRLMPAVQR; encoded by the coding sequence ATGCCCCCTTCGCCCCAGCCGTCGGCCGCGACCCCAGCCGGTGCCGCCTCCCCTTCGATCACATCGCCCGAGCGCCCTTTGCCGCTCTTCGCCCTGATGGCGGCGGTTCTCGTCGTCTTCGCCACGGCCAATGCGCCGGTGCCGATCTATCCGATCTGGCAGCATGCGATGGGGTTCGCGCCCGGCACGATCGGCGTCATCTTCGTCTTCTACAATCTCGGCGTCTTGATCGCGCTGTTGTGCTGCGGGCGGCTGTCCGACCTCTACGGCCCGCGCCTCGTGCTTCTGCCGGCGCTCGTGCTTGCGGTGGCGGCCGCGCTTCTCTTTGCCTTCGCGCCCAATGTCGCGGTGTTGTGCGTCGCGCGCTTTTTGATCGGGCTTGCCTCCGGCGGCTGCGTCAGTGCCGGAACGGCGGCCATTCTCCTCGCCGGGCGCCGACGCGGCATCGGCCATATCTCGCTCTACGCCACTCTGTCGGTCGTTCTCGGCTTCGGCCTCGGCCCCTTGACGGCCGGCGTGCTCGCAAGCTTCGCCCCCGCCCCGAGCCGCCTCGTCTTTTTCCTGCTCGCCTGCCTTCTCGCGACACTCCTTCTCATCCTCACCCGAAGCTTACCGCCGCTCCGGCAACCGTCTCAGAGCGTGCGCATATGGCAATTGCCGCGCCTGCCGGCCGACAACCGCCCCATCCTTTTGACGGCAATCGTCATTTTTGCCGGACCTTTCGCGCTCTCCGCGCTCTTCATCTCGCTCGCGCCCTCCATGATCGCCGAGCTTCTCCACAATGGAAGCCCGATCGTCGCCGGGGCCGCCGCCTTCCTGGTCTTTGCCTCAGGCGGTGCGGGCGGCGTCTTTGCACGCAAATTGACGGTGTGGCGCTCCGCCTGGCTCAGCCTGGCGCTGGCGCTTTCAAGCCTCGCTCTCGTGCTCTTGAGCGAACTTTCCGTGTCGCTGCCGCTCTTCGCACTCGCCGCGGCGGCGGCCGGCATCGCTCAGAGCGTCGGGCAATATACGGGCGTGCAACTCGTCAATCGGCACACGCCGGAAGAAATCCTCGGCTCCGTCAACGCCACCTTCTTCCTCGGCGGCTACGGCACGGCAGGGCTCGCCGTTCTGTCGATGGGCTTTGCGTCGAACGCCTTCGGCCTCTTTGCCGGCAGCCTCGTCTTCAGCGCGGTCTGCCTCGTCATGTTCATGGCCGCCATCTTCGGCGTCGCCACGACACGGCTTATGCCGGCGGTGCAGCGCTAG
- a CDS encoding SEL1-like repeat protein → MAQKFHVLGALLASVCFAGTTQASEFTGVLSAAPRLAGERLGAPPTAVKAPVLRLAQAENPVTPADETQDAGDETAPEKAADTDRGGAGDGADGAAPAEADKAAADGARSEAPEGEASESEASEGAESAPGEMRAEDAPADADAPMAGDAPMPGDRAPGDSAPDDSAPGERATDDGAPDDGATDGSPSAAEAAAPGEGESADAACLGAEEAFAKAIGENGTKALQAYVKDFPDCSLSDVARTEIDQRQVAADEVARVARDAESRISEMQKKLEEETRKGAAAAAEKQAPFLALACDTLAASPEDPERPADVPGVPFAILDAPRAIEACEAAIAANPDEPRLEFQLGYALDKAGRDDEAMEHYRKAADADYAHAWTLIGTMYDFGEGVPEDDAEAITWYRRAAEAGDALAQRYLGTKYRNGEGVEENWDEAAKWYRLAAEQGDAFALNEMGWLYETGRVVEQDDVKAATYYRQAAEKGNRTAQHNLGLAYLYGRGVAQDPVTGALWLSRAAEAGDTDSQSELAGLYRDGRGVEKDPKLALTWLRRAADAGNAAAQNELGLAYERGEGVEKDMVQAARWYRKAALAGEDSAQNNLGVLYRDGNGLPQDDEKAVSWLQKAADQGNAVALANLGFMYMQGGNGVAADPMRAANLMLEALAQGEDRAERLLIDDNARGQPAAFRRAVQERLQDKGLYNGPIDGILGRGTQAALRRYQELRG, encoded by the coding sequence ATGGCGCAGAAATTCCACGTCCTGGGAGCACTCCTTGCTTCCGTGTGCTTTGCTGGAACGACACAAGCATCTGAATTTACAGGGGTTTTAAGTGCAGCGCCGCGCCTCGCCGGCGAGCGTCTCGGCGCGCCCCCGACCGCCGTGAAGGCTCCCGTTCTGAGACTGGCGCAGGCCGAAAATCCCGTCACGCCGGCGGACGAGACGCAGGATGCGGGCGACGAAACGGCGCCTGAAAAGGCCGCTGACACGGATCGTGGTGGAGCCGGCGACGGGGCCGATGGAGCGGCTCCCGCCGAGGCGGACAAAGCTGCCGCCGACGGCGCGAGAAGCGAGGCGCCCGAGGGCGAAGCCTCAGAAAGCGAGGCCTCAGAGGGGGCAGAGAGCGCGCCAGGCGAGATGAGGGCGGAAGACGCTCCGGCCGATGCCGACGCCCCGATGGCGGGGGACGCGCCGATGCCAGGTGACAGGGCGCCAGGTGACAGCGCGCCAGATGACAGCGCGCCAGGTGAACGTGCGACAGATGACGGCGCGCCAGATGACGGCGCGACAGACGGAAGCCCCTCAGCGGCTGAAGCTGCGGCGCCGGGCGAGGGCGAGAGCGCCGATGCGGCCTGCCTGGGCGCAGAAGAGGCCTTCGCCAAGGCGATCGGCGAGAATGGGACGAAAGCGCTTCAAGCCTATGTGAAAGATTTTCCCGATTGCAGCCTGAGCGACGTGGCGCGCACGGAGATCGACCAGCGCCAAGTGGCGGCAGACGAGGTGGCGCGCGTCGCGCGCGACGCCGAAAGCCGCATCTCGGAGATGCAGAAGAAGCTCGAGGAAGAAACCCGCAAGGGGGCCGCAGCCGCTGCGGAGAAGCAGGCGCCCTTCCTGGCGCTTGCCTGCGATACGCTGGCCGCCTCTCCGGAAGATCCCGAAAGGCCGGCCGACGTGCCGGGCGTGCCGTTTGCCATCCTCGACGCGCCGCGCGCGATCGAGGCCTGCGAGGCGGCGATCGCCGCCAATCCCGATGAGCCGCGACTTGAGTTTCAGCTCGGCTATGCGCTCGACAAGGCCGGGCGCGACGACGAGGCGATGGAGCATTACCGCAAGGCGGCCGATGCCGATTACGCCCATGCCTGGACGCTGATCGGTACGATGTACGATTTCGGCGAGGGGGTGCCGGAAGACGATGCGGAGGCGATCACCTGGTACCGCCGTGCGGCAGAGGCGGGCGACGCGCTGGCGCAGCGCTATCTCGGCACGAAATATCGGAACGGCGAGGGCGTCGAGGAGAATTGGGACGAGGCCGCGAAATGGTATCGCCTCGCCGCCGAACAGGGCGATGCCTTCGCGCTCAACGAGATGGGCTGGCTTTACGAGACCGGCCGCGTCGTCGAACAGGACGACGTCAAAGCGGCGACCTACTACCGGCAGGCGGCCGAGAAGGGCAATCGCACGGCGCAGCACAATCTGGGCCTTGCCTATCTCTACGGCCGCGGCGTGGCACAGGACCCGGTGACGGGCGCCCTGTGGCTGTCGCGTGCGGCGGAAGCGGGCGACACGGATTCGCAAAGCGAACTCGCCGGCCTCTACCGCGACGGCCGCGGCGTGGAAAAAGATCCGAAGCTGGCGCTCACCTGGCTGCGGCGGGCGGCCGATGCCGGCAATGCGGCGGCGCAGAACGAGCTCGGCCTTGCCTATGAGCGCGGCGAGGGCGTGGAGAAAGACATGGTCCAGGCGGCACGCTGGTACCGCAAGGCCGCGCTTGCCGGCGAGGATTCCGCCCAGAACAATCTCGGCGTGCTCTACCGCGACGGCAACGGCCTGCCGCAGGACGACGAGAAGGCCGTGTCATGGCTGCAGAAGGCAGCCGACCAGGGCAATGCCGTCGCGCTCGCCAATCTCGGCTTCATGTACATGCAGGGCGGCAATGGCGTTGCGGCGGACCCGATGCGCGCCGCCAATCTGATGCTGGAAGCGCTGGCGCAGGGCGAAGACAGGGCCGAAAGGCTCCTGATCGACGACAATGCCCGCGGCCAGCCGGCCGCCTTCCGGCGCGCCGTGCAGGAGCGGCTGCAGGACAAGGGGCTTTATAACGGCCCGATCGACGGCATTCTGGGGCGCGGGACGCAGGCGGCCTTGCGCCGCTATCAGGAACTGCGCGGCTGA
- a CDS encoding superoxide dismutase — protein sequence MAFTLPDLPYSYDALAPHMSAETLEYHHDKHHNAYCTTMNDLIKGTEYENMDLEEIVKKSHTDNPKLFNQAGQFYNHIHFWKWMKAGGGGTSLPGGLASQIQSDLGSFDEFRSKFIDAGKGQFGSGWAWLAMKDGKLSVMNTPNGENPLVHGATPLLGVDVWEHSYYIDYRNARPKYLEAWFDNLVNWDYVAELYEAAK from the coding sequence ATGGCATTCACCCTGCCGGACCTGCCCTATTCCTACGACGCACTCGCCCCGCATATGTCGGCCGAGACGCTCGAATATCATCACGATAAGCACCACAACGCTTATTGCACGACGATGAACGACCTCATCAAAGGCACCGAATACGAGAACATGGACCTTGAGGAGATCGTCAAGAAGAGCCACACCGACAACCCGAAGCTCTTCAACCAGGCCGGGCAGTTCTACAACCACATCCATTTCTGGAAGTGGATGAAGGCCGGCGGCGGCGGCACCTCTCTGCCGGGCGGTCTCGCCTCGCAGATCCAGTCCGACCTCGGCTCCTTCGACGAGTTCCGGTCCAAGTTCATCGATGCCGGCAAGGGCCAGTTCGGCTCCGGCTGGGCGTGGCTCGCCATGAAGGACGGCAAGCTCTCCGTCATGAACACGCCGAACGGCGAGAACCCGCTCGTCCACGGCGCCACGCCGCTGCTGGGCGTCGATGTGTGGGAGCATTCCTATTACATCGACTACCGCAACGCGCGGCCGAAATACCTCGAGGCCTGGTTCGACAACCTCGTCAACTGGGACTACGTCGCCGAGCTCTACGAAGCCGCGAAATAA